The window ATTGAATTTgtcattttataaaacattctGAAATCCATTatcattaaacaaaatttaaattaaaaattttagagtgatttaaaagtttttaaagtGTCTGAAAGAGATTTcttagttataaaaataaaaattgaaatctCAAAACTTTATTAAGTTGTAAAATAAGTACTGCTTTTATTAAGTTGAATGTTTTGACCATTACAAAAGCAACCAAAATAGGGACATTTTTATATAACAGTCAACTTATAACTTTATCATAACCATTCCAAGAACAATTCCAATCCCCTCGTGgctttatatatgtatacaagaaaggaagaaaaaaaagcatGTTTTCAGTCGCTATAACATCTCTCGTTTACTGTGTTTGATCGAAAGGGCTTTCACCTTCGTAATTCCCACGTGGATTATACTCGCACACCACAAGAAACCCACGGCCTTCATCACATTTCACACGTGCGCATCCAACAGCTGTCGTGTCTCGCCACACGATCTGCGTGTAATGACCGCACATCTCACCCGACGCGCACGAGTTTGTTTTCGAGTCGTAGCTAAACCTCTCTTCATACCATTTCATCACCACTCTCTCTGGCCACCACGTCTTCCTCTGCCGGTACCAAAAAATATTCTCGCCGTAAGGCCCACCGGAATGTTGCATACTGCAATCTGGCTTACGTTGTTTGGCCCATTTATCAGCGAACCGGGCCAGGCCTTTGTGCCATCCAAGAGGTGGTACGCCTGAAGACTCGCGTGCTGTGTTGTGAGCGTTTAGAAATTCTCTCGCTTGTTTTGCTTTCCTCGCTCTGTTGAACATACGTGCAGCTGCATCTGACATGCCGGGGATGTAAGTTCCGGCGGCGGAATGGTGATCggagaagagaaggaagaatAAGAGTAGACATGATGATGGGTGAGACAACTTGACAGACATCTCCATGTCTTTGTATTATTGTTGTGTCTCATCATGAGTTTCTCTGTTTCTAAGGTTTGTTTTTGTTACGTTATTCAGTTAGAGATTTGCCATTTTAACAGATTGTTTAATTCTTATTTTTGGGTTgatacataaacattataaaaccaaaaaaactgtcgttatttttagattttgttttaacTTCCAACTGTTAAGGTATGCAAGTACACACTACTAACCAGtgttcaaaaaatagttttaaaaattgtgtAGAAAAAACATTTTTGCTTATGACTAATTTAATACCTTGATAGACgcctaaaccgatttttagaGTACTGAAGAAATTCTAGAAGGTTGTGAAAAACCTCTTCTAAGAAATTGAACATCAGCAGATTCTTGAGTCTGTCTCCTTCACCACTTGGACATATTGACGTTTAACGGAGTTTGTTGGCATTGTTTTCAAGTGTGTTTGCTTACACATCCACTACATAAGAAGATTATATAACCCATGGAACTTCTGGAAACTACCAATAGAAGAGGTTGACTAAAGAAATCAGTTAGAAACGAGCTCCATATGGGTCAAACATGGCAGTTGTGGAAACTCCATTATTGAACTTCTGTAAGCCTTTTGATGACTTTGTACACAAGAAAAGCAGAACCTTTTCTCTATTTGTAATGTCTCATGTAAGGAGTTAATACAATAGGAAAAGAACTATATATGATGTGAGAATGTTTTGCATAAGACCTTGGTTTTTGTTCCTTTTCCCAATTACATAGGAAAAAAAAGTAGAGAACCTTTGCATTTGGAT of the Brassica rapa cultivar Chiifu-401-42 chromosome A03, CAAS_Brap_v3.01, whole genome shotgun sequence genome contains:
- the LOC103859289 gene encoding pathogenesis-related protein 1; the encoded protein is MEMSVKLSHPSSCLLLFFLLFSDHHSAAGTYIPGMSDAAARMFNRARKAKQAREFLNAHNTARESSGVPPLGWHKGLARFADKWAKQRKPDCSMQHSGGPYGENIFWYRQRKTWWPERVVMKWYEERFSYDSKTNSCASGEMCGHYTQIVWRDTTAVGCARVKCDEGRGFLVVCEYNPRGNYEGESPFDQTQ